From Paenibacillus sp. GP183, one genomic window encodes:
- a CDS encoding CpsD/CapB family tyrosine-protein kinase has protein sequence MSQSTNKNPLITDVNPKSPISESYRTLRTNIQFSAVDEDLKVLMVTSAGPGEGKSTTIANLAVAYAQSDKKVLLIDADLRKPTMHHTFRLTNRWGLTNLLTNQAEIEEVINSSSIPNLDVLTSGPIPPNPSEILSSKRMNTLLEELKKRYDIILIDSPPAIAVTDAQILATRCDGVILVIDSGKVKREIALKAKANLEHVQARLLGVVLNNVDRKNKDAYYYYYYGNKE, from the coding sequence ATGTCACAATCAACCAATAAAAATCCGCTTATCACGGATGTAAATCCTAAGTCGCCCATTTCTGAATCCTATAGAACATTAAGGACAAACATTCAGTTCTCTGCCGTAGATGAAGATTTGAAAGTACTCATGGTAACTTCAGCGGGCCCTGGAGAAGGGAAATCGACAACGATTGCCAATTTGGCAGTGGCCTATGCGCAATCGGATAAGAAGGTTCTTTTAATCGACGCAGACCTTCGCAAGCCGACTATGCATCATACTTTCAGATTAACGAATAGATGGGGACTTACCAATTTATTAACAAATCAGGCAGAGATAGAAGAAGTAATCAATAGCTCCAGTATTCCTAATCTTGATGTTCTGACATCAGGACCCATTCCGCCTAATCCTTCTGAAATTTTATCATCGAAGCGAATGAATACTCTTTTGGAAGAATTGAAGAAACGTTATGACATTATTTTGATAGATTCTCCACCTGCAATTGCCGTAACGGATGCTCAGATTCTGGCAACCAGGTGTGATGGAGTCATACTTGTAATAGATTCGGGCAAGGTAAAACGAGAAATCGCCTTGAAAGCCAAGGCAAACCTTGAGCATGTACAAGCAAGACTTTTAGGTGTAGTACTGAATAACGTGGACAGAAAAAACAAAGACGCCTACTACTATTACTATTATGGAAATAAAGAATAG
- a CDS encoding Wzz/FepE/Etk N-terminal domain-containing protein, which translates to MEYDLRDYLKIIRKRVWMILVVVIISCVATGVMSYFFIQPTYEASTKLIVNKSDTRLGSDTVDINSVNLNLRLIDTYKEVIKTPRIMDQVEKQYPEFGLTSDKLIQKVKVSSVNNTQVMTLIVQDRSYVTAARIVNAVSKVFEKEIPLIMKVDNVSLLNEANEAEKPLPVKPNPKLNFAISFVVALMISVGIAFLLEYLDDTIKTEADVQHYLNIPTLTMITKMKPEDFIHQSSTKTEKTELRGSEAPHVTINQ; encoded by the coding sequence ATGGAATACGATTTAAGGGATTATTTGAAAATTATCCGGAAAAGGGTGTGGATGATTTTAGTAGTAGTTATCATTTCATGTGTTGCAACCGGCGTGATGAGTTACTTTTTTATACAGCCGACTTATGAAGCATCAACAAAGCTGATTGTTAATAAATCAGATACTCGTCTGGGAAGTGATACAGTAGACATCAATTCCGTTAACCTTAACCTAAGATTAATTGATACCTATAAAGAGGTAATTAAAACCCCTAGAATAATGGATCAAGTAGAGAAACAGTATCCTGAGTTCGGATTAACATCTGACAAGCTTATTCAAAAAGTAAAAGTGAGTTCTGTTAATAATACACAGGTTATGACCTTGATTGTTCAAGACCGTTCTTATGTGACTGCTGCCAGGATTGTAAATGCAGTATCCAAAGTGTTTGAGAAAGAAATACCTTTGATCATGAAAGTGGATAACGTTTCATTGCTGAACGAAGCGAATGAGGCGGAAAAACCTTTACCCGTCAAACCTAACCCGAAATTAAACTTTGCCATCAGTTTTGTCGTAGCATTGATGATTTCTGTTGGTATTGCATTTCTCTTGGAATACCTCGATGACACAATCAAGACAGAAGCGGATGTACAACATTATCTAAATATACCTACCTTAACGATGATAACCAAGATGAAACCGGAAGATTTTATTCACCAAAGTTCAACAAAAACCGAAAAAACCGAGCTTAGGGGAAGTGAGGCTCCTCATGTCACAATCAACCAATAA
- a CDS encoding S-layer homology domain-containing protein: MTMKKKLAITTMAASLVLGTLAGFPVINKGSVSTGVAYAATLPDATLLDKFNGIHAELAKDTVGQAAVRLARKKIDELSNNLGPEASLKKAQLIAPIWTRVIAKITNPPYPGNYSDINEAAIYNVFSKLAITYDSTGSDLTAALNNLSLRNTVNKLETLAGVAGGLNDITLNDFNLFYDAVINSLKTSSILVAASSDAPPYAPTKAAVKTAIDSVLSSNTNVSKVLTNLSITASDIMAVRDNFDAYADPQGQAKIATESAILRYIISTKSNYFDLSRSSDGRSLTPGFNVSNLPISNLLDWEVTSGSNVSFTNGSFVLANSVNTATIVGIAARDKIFHRLVYIGTISLTPQSTGGGGGGGGPVPGTDTTKDKVATDTKAALGDIKKQLQDATPEKQKELINQAKSKVEEAIKNISKIDLTKATTTNAAGDKATAVLNITDLKKQIEEINKQVKALNDSLKELDSTSKTVKAELALDLGTVNAKTTEVPLSKELLKAAKDNGIDAIGLTLNGLKMTLSSDEFKEDTTLNVTKQEKAVATSATQLQVASDVYEFQFASGGNKVDSFKTPISLSIPISNTSGMDTELLTLAKILDGKLIFFGGIYKNGKLDAKRNSFSTYTVVENKVSFNDTSSVQIWAGRQIQVAAAKGILEGRESSQFVPNGQVTRAEFAKMIVKTFGLEDASATASFNDVSDTDWYKVYVASAVKNGIVNGRAEGKFDPNGQITRAEMATMAARALLLSGSIANVTDIEAALKVFKDAGSIGDSLKSGVALAASQGIIVGEEGSQFNPNGVSTRAQAAVVIYRLLNK, translated from the coding sequence ATGACGATGAAAAAGAAATTAGCCATTACGACTATGGCTGCAAGCTTGGTGTTAGGTACTTTAGCAGGTTTTCCTGTGATTAACAAAGGTAGTGTGAGCACAGGTGTTGCTTATGCGGCTACTCTGCCAGATGCTACACTTCTAGACAAGTTCAATGGCATACATGCAGAACTAGCTAAGGATACTGTTGGTCAAGCAGCTGTTAGATTAGCTAGAAAAAAGATTGATGAACTTTCAAACAATCTTGGACCAGAAGCATCACTTAAGAAAGCCCAGTTAATCGCTCCAATTTGGACCAGAGTAATCGCAAAGATCACTAATCCTCCTTATCCAGGTAATTATAGTGATATTAATGAAGCTGCGATTTATAATGTATTCAGCAAACTTGCTATTACCTATGATTCAACGGGAAGCGACCTTACAGCGGCTTTAAATAATCTATCCTTGCGAAATACTGTAAACAAATTGGAAACTCTGGCAGGAGTAGCGGGCGGTCTTAATGATATTACTTTGAATGATTTCAATCTTTTCTATGATGCAGTAATAAATTCACTAAAAACTTCATCAATACTTGTGGCAGCATCTAGCGATGCTCCTCCTTATGCCCCTACGAAAGCGGCAGTCAAGACGGCAATTGACTCTGTTCTTTCTTCTAATACAAATGTTAGTAAGGTTTTGACAAACCTCAGTATAACGGCGTCGGATATTATGGCCGTAAGGGATAATTTCGACGCATATGCAGATCCCCAAGGTCAAGCTAAGATTGCTACAGAGTCTGCAATTCTTCGATATATTATTTCTACTAAAAGTAATTACTTCGATCTAAGTCGCTCTTCTGACGGAAGAAGCCTAACACCAGGATTTAATGTATCTAATCTTCCAATATCGAATTTGCTGGATTGGGAAGTGACTTCCGGCTCTAACGTGAGTTTCACTAATGGGTCCTTTGTACTCGCAAACAGTGTAAACACCGCTACAATTGTAGGAATCGCTGCTCGCGATAAAATATTCCACAGACTGGTTTACATAGGTACAATATCTCTAACACCTCAAAGCACCGGTGGTGGTGGTGGTGGTGGTGGCCCAGTACCCGGAACGGATACTACTAAAGATAAAGTAGCTACAGATACAAAGGCAGCTCTTGGTGATATCAAAAAACAACTCCAAGATGCAACACCTGAAAAGCAAAAAGAGCTAATAAATCAAGCTAAATCCAAAGTAGAAGAAGCCATTAAGAATATCAGCAAAATCGATTTGACCAAAGCAACTACTACTAATGCTGCAGGGGACAAGGCAACAGCTGTATTAAACATCACTGATCTAAAGAAGCAGATTGAGGAAATTAATAAACAAGTCAAAGCGCTTAATGACAGCTTGAAAGAGCTGGATTCGACTTCTAAGACCGTGAAGGCCGAGCTTGCGCTTGATCTAGGCACTGTGAATGCCAAGACTACAGAAGTTCCACTTTCAAAGGAATTATTGAAGGCAGCTAAAGATAATGGAATCGATGCTATTGGTCTTACTCTAAATGGACTTAAAATGACTTTGAGTTCTGATGAATTCAAAGAGGATACAACCTTGAATGTAACCAAACAAGAAAAGGCAGTAGCTACTTCAGCTACCCAATTGCAAGTTGCGTCGGATGTGTATGAATTCCAATTTGCCTCAGGTGGAAATAAAGTTGATTCATTTAAGACGCCAATCTCATTAAGTATTCCGATTTCCAACACAAGTGGAATGGATACTGAGCTTCTGACATTAGCTAAAATCCTGGATGGCAAGCTAATTTTCTTCGGCGGAATCTATAAGAATGGCAAGCTGGATGCTAAACGTAACTCTTTCTCAACCTACACAGTTGTAGAAAATAAGGTTAGCTTCAATGACACAAGCTCTGTTCAAATATGGGCAGGACGTCAAATTCAAGTGGCGGCGGCCAAAGGAATCCTGGAAGGACGCGAAAGCAGTCAATTTGTTCCAAATGGTCAAGTGACTCGCGCCGAATTTGCCAAAATGATCGTGAAGACCTTCGGTCTGGAAGATGCCTCGGCAACTGCAAGCTTCAATGATGTCAGTGATACCGATTGGTATAAAGTGTATGTGGCTTCCGCAGTGAAGAATGGAATCGTGAACGGTCGAGCAGAGGGCAAGTTCGATCCGAACGGTCAGATTACCCGTGCTGAAATGGCAACTATGGCTGCAAGAGCATTGCTACTTTCCGGATCTATTGCGAATGTTACAGATATTGAAGCAGCGCTTAAAGTCTTCAAGGATGCAGGCTCAATTGGGGACTCTCTGAAATCAGGAGTAGCTTTAGCTGCAAGCCAAGGCATTATAGTCGGAGAAGAGGGAAGCCAATTCAACCCGAATGGAGTTTCCACTCGCGCACAGGCTGCAGTTGTTATCTATAGACTATTGAACAAATAA